Proteins encoded together in one Variovorax paradoxus window:
- a CDS encoding sensor histidine kinase encodes MSTKPRSGAAATPAARRSRAVRWAVGVGAALVTAIGLVLMFLLAQATNNRALYERYYVRLFGINVVVAVLLVLVIGWVAFRLLRRLRQGKFGSRLLIKLAAIFALVGVVPGALVYVVSYQFVARSIESWFDVKVEGALDAGLNLGRATLDSLSDDLAAKTRAASAQLAQVPDASAGLALERIRDQLQASDVVLWTGTGQLIAGAGTSRFQLNPERPTIQQLRQVRADRAIAHIEGLDETAAPGASLPPATVRAIAMVQRPGFDFDTAPRFLQVTQPLPPAVVANALAVQEANREYQERALAREGLRRMYIGTLTLSLFLAVFGAVLLAVLFGNQLARPLLVLAEGVRQVAAGDLRPTAVLQGKDELGGLTRSFAVMTQQLADARGAVEKTMGQLDAARANLQTILDNLTSGVIVLDAKGTILSTNPGATRVLRAPLAAYEGQPLAQVPGLADFGNSVQQQFDEFQVERLQHGLDHWQHAFELHATGNDLPQQGSAINIVARGAELPGAARLLVFDDISEIVSAQRAQAWGEVARRLAHEIKNPLTPIQLSAERLEMKLSGKVAPPEQAVLVKSVKTIVDQVDAMKRLVNEFRDYARLPAADLKPVDLNALLADVLQLYSAENAPIALRSELDERCPPIRGDAQQIRQVIHNLLQNAQDAAEAAASSTGRAGEVVIRTRLGDSGQRVRLTVQDSGPGFAENILKRAFEPYVTTKTKGTGLGLAVVKKIADEHGARIELSNRVVDGAVAGAQVSLSFALAGESQTAVAHTEDSKSSAA; translated from the coding sequence GTGAGCACCAAACCGCGCAGCGGCGCAGCGGCCACACCTGCCGCCCGCCGCTCGCGCGCGGTGCGTTGGGCCGTGGGCGTGGGCGCCGCGCTGGTCACGGCCATCGGCCTGGTGCTGATGTTTCTGCTGGCGCAAGCCACCAACAACCGCGCGCTGTACGAACGCTATTACGTGCGGCTCTTCGGCATCAACGTGGTGGTGGCCGTGCTGCTGGTGCTGGTCATCGGCTGGGTCGCGTTTCGGTTGCTGCGCCGGCTGCGGCAGGGCAAGTTCGGCAGCCGCCTGCTCATCAAGCTGGCCGCCATTTTTGCGTTGGTGGGCGTGGTGCCGGGCGCGCTCGTCTATGTGGTGTCTTACCAGTTTGTGGCGCGTTCGATCGAAAGCTGGTTCGACGTCAAAGTCGAGGGCGCGCTCGATGCCGGCCTCAACCTGGGCCGTGCCACGCTCGATTCGCTTTCGGACGACCTGGCTGCCAAGACCCGCGCCGCCAGCGCCCAGCTTGCACAAGTGCCCGATGCGAGCGCGGGCCTTGCGCTCGAGCGCATTCGCGATCAGTTGCAGGCCAGCGATGTGGTGCTCTGGACGGGCACCGGGCAACTCATTGCGGGGGCGGGCACCTCGCGCTTTCAGCTGAACCCCGAGCGGCCGACCATCCAGCAACTGCGGCAGGTGCGCGCGGACCGTGCCATCGCCCACATCGAGGGCCTGGACGAAACCGCGGCGCCGGGCGCCAGCCTGCCTCCGGCCACCGTGCGCGCCATTGCCATGGTGCAGCGCCCCGGCTTCGACTTCGACACCGCGCCGCGCTTTCTGCAGGTGACCCAGCCGCTGCCGCCCGCCGTCGTGGCCAATGCGCTTGCCGTCCAAGAGGCCAACCGCGAGTACCAGGAGCGCGCCCTGGCCCGCGAGGGCCTGCGGCGCATGTACATCGGCACCCTCACGCTCAGCCTGTTCCTGGCCGTGTTCGGCGCCGTGCTGCTCGCGGTGCTGTTCGGCAACCAGTTGGCGCGGCCCCTGCTCGTGCTGGCGGAGGGCGTTCGCCAGGTGGCCGCCGGCGACCTGCGGCCGACCGCCGTGCTGCAAGGCAAGGACGAGCTTGGCGGCCTGACCCGTTCCTTCGCCGTCATGACCCAGCAGTTGGCCGATGCCCGCGGCGCCGTCGAAAAAACCATGGGCCAGCTCGACGCCGCCCGTGCCAACCTGCAGACCATTCTGGACAACCTGACCTCGGGCGTGATCGTGCTCGACGCCAAGGGCACCATCTTGTCCACCAACCCCGGCGCCACCCGCGTGCTGCGCGCGCCGCTGGCCGCCTACGAAGGGCAGCCGCTTGCACAGGTGCCCGGCCTGGCAGACTTTGGCAACAGCGTGCAACAGCAGTTCGACGAGTTCCAGGTCGAGCGGCTGCAGCACGGGCTCGACCACTGGCAGCATGCCTTCGAGCTGCATGCCACCGGCAACGACCTGCCGCAGCAGGGCAGCGCCATCAACATCGTCGCGCGCGGGGCCGAGCTGCCCGGGGCCGCGCGGCTGCTGGTGTTCGACGACATCTCCGAAATCGTCTCGGCCCAGCGTGCACAGGCCTGGGGCGAGGTCGCGCGCCGCCTGGCGCACGAAATCAAGAACCCGCTCACGCCCATCCAGCTCTCCGCCGAGCGGCTGGAGATGAAGCTTTCCGGCAAGGTCGCGCCGCCCGAGCAGGCCGTGCTCGTCAAGTCGGTCAAGACCATCGTCGACCAGGTCGATGCAATGAAGCGGCTGGTCAATGAGTTCCGCGACTACGCCCGCCTGCCCGCGGCCGACCTCAAGCCCGTCGACCTCAACGCGCTGCTGGCCGACGTGCTCCAGCTCTACAGCGCCGAGAACGCGCCCATTGCGCTGCGCTCCGAACTGGACGAGCGCTGCCCGCCCATCCGCGGCGATGCGCAGCAGATCCGCCAGGTCATTCACAACCTGCTGCAAAACGCGCAAGACGCCGCCGAGGCCGCCGCCAGCAGCACCGGCAGGGCGGGCGAGGTCGTCATTCGCACCCGCCTGGGCGATTCGGGCCAGCGCGTGCGCCTGACCGTGCAAGACAGCGGCCCCGGCTTTGCCGAGAACATTCTCAAGCGCGCCTTCGAACCCTACGTCACCACGAAAACAAAAGGTACCGGTTTGGGGCTGGCCGTGGTCAAGAAGATCGCAGACGAGCACGGCGCCCGAATCGAGCTTTCCAACCGCGTTGTCGATGGGGCTGTAGCGGGGGCGCAAGTCTCGCTATCATTCGCGCTGGCAGGCGAGTCGCAAACAGCGGTCGCTCACACCGAAGATTCGAAGTCTTCCGCCGCCTGA
- a CDS encoding DUF4390 domain-containing protein: MMMLVGSLPMAAAAQGRNGPSVTQMRLEQADDGVYLTAAVQFELPSLVEEVLDKGIAIYFVAEAEVFQERWYWTDRKVAQVTRHMRLAYQPLTRRWRLNVSPVPITGTAGFGVSLNQNFDSLADAMDAVKRVGRLRLGDAADIGDEAQHQVVFRFRLDTSQLPRPFQIGVVGQADWNIVVERSAKLPLEKQR, encoded by the coding sequence ATGATGATGTTGGTGGGCTCGCTGCCCATGGCCGCGGCCGCGCAGGGGCGCAACGGCCCTTCGGTCACCCAGATGCGCCTCGAGCAGGCCGACGATGGCGTCTATCTCACCGCGGCGGTGCAGTTCGAACTGCCGTCGCTGGTCGAAGAAGTGCTCGACAAGGGCATTGCCATCTACTTCGTCGCCGAAGCCGAGGTTTTCCAGGAGCGCTGGTACTGGACCGACCGCAAGGTCGCCCAGGTCACGCGTCACATGCGGCTGGCCTACCAGCCCCTCACACGCCGCTGGCGGCTCAACGTGTCGCCGGTGCCCATTACTGGCACCGCGGGGTTCGGCGTCTCGCTGAACCAGAACTTCGACAGCCTTGCCGATGCGATGGACGCGGTCAAGCGAGTGGGACGGCTGCGGCTGGGCGACGCCGCCGACATCGGCGACGAGGCGCAGCACCAGGTCGTGTTCCGCTTCCGGCTCGACACCTCGCAGCTGCCGCGTCCGTTCCAGATCGGCGTGGTCGGGCAGGCCGACTGGAACATTGTGGTCGAGCGCAGCGCCAAGCTGCCGCTGGAGAAGCAGCGGTGA